The DNA sequence AGTGGGTAGCAGGCTATCCGTCCAACCAAGAGAAGGGGCTTCCCTATATAAGCGGCATCATGTGCTTGAACGAAAGCGATACGGGGCTGGTAAAGGCCATAATGGACGCGTCTTGGATAACAGCCTATCGCACAGGGGCCGCCTCTGCCGTGTGTGCTAAATACCTGGGCGACCCCGACTCAAAGGTGATCGCGGTGATAGGTCTAGGTGTGCAGGGAAGGATGAACCTCATGGCCTTGATGGAGGTGTTTAAAGAAGTAAGGCAGGTCAGGGTATATGACGTGTTTCCCTCGCAAATAGAACGTTATATCAAGGACATGTCCCCATTGTTTAAGCAATGCCAATTCGTCGCCTGCGACAGTCCCAAAGAAGCAGTTGCGGATGCCGACGTGGTCGTCACCTGTACCCCGATCGTCGAATGCCCCAAGAGATACATTCGCGCCGAATGTCTCAAGGAAGATGTGCTGGCCATTGCCGTGGACTACGACTCGTCCTTTTGCGCTCCCGTAATGGCGGAGGCAGACGTATTCGTGTGCGACGATACCGGCCAATACCTTTGGACACAGGAGCAGGGAGTTTACTTCCAGGACGGCTATCCGACAAAGGATAAGATCTACGCGGACATGGGCGAGCTTTGTGCCGGCTTGAAAACTCCGGTGAGAAAAGGCCGTCGCGGCGCCGTGCTCATGGGCATCGCAAGTCACGACGTGATGACAGCCCAATTGGCCTATGAAAAGGCTTTAGACAAGGGCATCGGCCAGTGGATTGAGATATAGTAAAATATTAAATTATAATTTACGTGCGGCGAGGGCTAAAATATATGTTAAGCCTTCGCCGCGGCTTATTGACTAGACGATCAGATCTACGAACTTGAAGTTCAAGGTATCGACCAATCCCCTGTTGGTTATTCGAAGCTCAGGAATTACGGGAAGCGAAAGCAGAGCCATGGTCATGAAGGGTGACACCATGGTGCATCCTAGTTTGCGCCATGCCTCATCCAAGGCCTTGACATGGGCATCCACCTCTTCCACGGGTTTGTCTGACATCAAGCCTGCTATGGGAAGTTCGACCAAGGCCAGCACTTTGCCGTCGCATACGGCGACCATACCGCCGCCGCACTTGCGCAGGACGTTTCCCGCAAAGGCCATGTCGGCGTCGTTTGTGCCCATGATCAAAAGGTTATGGCTGTCATGTGCCACGGTGGAAGCCACTGCCCCCCGCTTCAAGCTAAACCCGCTGACGAAGCCAATCCCCATGTTGCCGGGTCCGCCGTGACGCTCTACAACGGCGACCTTGGCCAGGTCTTGGGAAGGATCGGCTTCTATCCTTTGGTCATGAACCTTAAGCTTCGTAGTTCTGTGAAAGGTATTTACCCTTGCCTCGACCACTTGGATTACCCTGACAGTTACTTCCTTTTCAGGCCCACCGTATTTGATCTCGAAGTCGCTTGCTGAAAGCTCATATTTTAGATGTACCGAGTTAAGCGCCCAATCGGGATAGTTTGGAGCTTTTAGTTCCGTCGTCAACTTGCCCTCCCGGGCAACAATCTCTCCGTCCGTCATGACTATCTCTGGGTTAAAATCGGCCAAGTCTCTAAGGAAAAGAATATCTGCACATCTTCCTGGAGCTATTGCTCCTATTTCGTGGCTTACGCGGAAGCACTCGGCGGTGTTTATAGTGGCCATCTGTATGGCGCTAATGGGGTTCATGCCCTCTTCGATGGCCCTTTTTACTACGTGGTTCATGTGGCCAAGCGTCAGTATGGTGTGAGGGTGAGTGTCGTCGGTGACGAGCAATGCCCTTCTGTCGTCTACGAAGGTCTCGGTCAAGCTCTTGATAGTGGCCTTTATGTCCTGCCAGGCCGATCCCTCTCGCATCTTGTTATACATGCCCAGGCGCATCCTGGCCAAGGCATCTTCTTTCCTTGTCCCTTCATGGCAAGATGCCACGCCGGAGGCCGCGTAAGCCTGTAAGCCTATTTCCGTTTCGGGTATGGAGTAATGCCCGGTTACGATCTTTCCTGACTGCATCGTTATTTTAAGCATCTCGTGCACATTTTCGTCGCCCGCTAACACGCCGGGAAAGTTCATCATCTCGCCCAAGCCTATTATCTCGTCCCACTTCATGGCCTCGGCTATCTCCCTTGGCGTGATGACGGCTCCGGCATCCTCGAATCCGGGAGCGGACGGCACGCACGATGGCATGGTGGCAAACACCTTTAGCGGCAAATTTTTGCCCTCGTCCACCATCAGCTTGACGCCCCTTAATCCCAAGACGTTTGCTATCTCGTGGGGATCCATGAAGATGGTGGTAGTCCCGCAAGGAAGCGCTGCCCTGGCAAACTGCGTCACCGTGACCATGCTGGACTCTACATGCATATGGCCGTCAAGAAGTCCCGGCGTCAAATAAAATCCAGAAGCATCTATAATGTTCGTATTTGGGCCGATCGTGTGATCCGCGTTCCCGACGAGGACGATGCGCCCTTTGTATATGGCTACGTCTGCAGGCAATATCTCCTTTGTGAAGACATTTACCACAAGTCCTCCCTTTATCACGGTATCTGCCTTTATTTTGCCTTGGGCTGCAAGCGTTAGGTCGCGTGTAACCTCGTAAAGAGCATTTCTTCCCAAAAACCTCGGCATATTGTCACCCCTTTTCGGTTCCTTAGTTTAAAATAATTAATACTATTATAAGACAAGCAGAAGGCACGGTGATTTTTGTTGAGATGGGAAGATGTCTTAGAAAGGGCCAGGGAATCGTTGAAGGGGATATGTCATCTGTGTCCCGTCTGT is a window from the Acetomicrobium flavidum genome containing:
- a CDS encoding ornithine cyclodeaminase family protein, with amino-acid sequence MRSLMLSRSSLEELNIRMADIIEAVERGFRLKGEGKVSMPAKIGIHPRKDCFIHAMPCYIGGEVDASGIKWVAGYPSNQEKGLPYISGIMCLNESDTGLVKAIMDASWITAYRTGAASAVCAKYLGDPDSKVIAVIGLGVQGRMNLMALMEVFKEVRQVRVYDVFPSQIERYIKDMSPLFKQCQFVACDSPKEAVADADVVVTCTPIVECPKRYIRAECLKEDVLAIAVDYDSSFCAPVMAEADVFVCDDTGQYLWTQEQGVYFQDGYPTKDKIYADMGELCAGLKTPVRKGRRGAVLMGIASHDVMTAQLAYEKALDKGIGQWIEI
- the ade gene encoding adenine deaminase encodes the protein MPRFLGRNALYEVTRDLTLAAQGKIKADTVIKGGLVVNVFTKEILPADVAIYKGRIVLVGNADHTIGPNTNIIDASGFYLTPGLLDGHMHVESSMVTVTQFARAALPCGTTTIFMDPHEIANVLGLRGVKLMVDEGKNLPLKVFATMPSCVPSAPGFEDAGAVITPREIAEAMKWDEIIGLGEMMNFPGVLAGDENVHEMLKITMQSGKIVTGHYSIPETEIGLQAYAASGVASCHEGTRKEDALARMRLGMYNKMREGSAWQDIKATIKSLTETFVDDRRALLVTDDTHPHTILTLGHMNHVVKRAIEEGMNPISAIQMATINTAECFRVSHEIGAIAPGRCADILFLRDLADFNPEIVMTDGEIVAREGKLTTELKAPNYPDWALNSVHLKYELSASDFEIKYGGPEKEVTVRVIQVVEARVNTFHRTTKLKVHDQRIEADPSQDLAKVAVVERHGGPGNMGIGFVSGFSLKRGAVASTVAHDSHNLLIMGTNDADMAFAGNVLRKCGGGMVAVCDGKVLALVELPIAGLMSDKPVEEVDAHVKALDEAWRKLGCTMVSPFMTMALLSLPVIPELRITNRGLVDTLNFKFVDLIV